ACCTTATCGCCTGGTAGTATTCTTATAAAATTCATTCTTAACTTACCTGAAATATGAGCTAATATTTTATGCCCACTCTCAAGCTCAACTTGAAATATTGCATTGGGCAAAGTTTCTAATACCACACCTTGCATTTCAATTATATCATCTTTTGACATAAGGTAATCAAACCTCCTTACGAATATCTGCAAACCGCAAAAATATTTTAATTTTAGAATTAGTAACCTCTTCTTTAGATAAAATTAAATCTTTAACTTCCTCAGCTACAATGCCTGTAAAATCCAGATGTCTAACCTTCTTTTTTTTAGGTTTTTCAATCTTTCTTAAATCTCCATCAGCGATATACACATACTCACTATTTAGTATTCCTACCACAATAAATTTTCTGTGCATATCTCTTCCCGCTTTAGAATTTACAACTTTACCTATAAGGGTATTTTCGTCCAAACCATTCACCTCTATTAGTTCAAAGTTAATATTTCAGGACCACTTTTTAGGATAGCAACAGTGTTTTCATAATGTGCAGATAAACTGCCATCTCTAGTTACTACCGTCCATCTATTGGCCTTTACTTTGACATAATGCTTTCCTATATTTATCATAGGTTCAATTGCAAGTACCATACCATGAACTAATTTAGGACCTCTACCTGGAGTACCATAATTAGGAACCTCTGGATCTTCATGCATTGATGTTCCAATTCCATGACCTACGAAATCCCTAACCACAGCGTATCCATGCTCCTCAGCATAACACTGAATTGCAACAGATATGTCTGATAATCTATTGCCGATTATAGCTTTTTCAACGCCCTTGAAAAAACTATTTTTAGTGATCTCAATGAGCATTGCGGCAACATTCGATACTTTTCCTACTGGAAAAGTTCTAGCAGCATCTCCATGATAGCCATTTAATATGGCACCACAATCTATGCTAATTATATCTCCTTCAAGCAAAATCCGATTAGTTGGAATTCCATGAACCACTTCATCATTAACAGATGTACATATGGAAGCTGGAAATCCACAATAACCTTTAAAAGATGGTTTAGCACCCTGTTTTATTATGAACTCTTCAGCTAATTTATCTATTTCTGCAGTGGTTATTCCCGGTTTTATTACTTCTTCAATTAATGCAAGGGCTACAGCAACCACTTTACCTGCACTTCTCATATATTGAATTTCCATATCACTTTTTATGTTTATCACTTTTA
This DNA window, taken from Clostridium estertheticum, encodes the following:
- the infA gene encoding translation initiation factor IF-1 produces the protein MSKDDIIEMQGVVLETLPNAIFQVELESGHKILAHISGKLRMNFIRILPGDKVTVELSPYDLTRGRITWRDK
- a CDS encoding KOW domain-containing RNA-binding protein → MDENTLIGKVVNSKAGRDMHRKFIVVGILNSEYVYIADGDLRKIEKPKKKKVRHLDFTGIVAEEVKDLILSKEEVTNSKIKIFLRFADIRKEV
- the map gene encoding type I methionyl aminopeptidase — protein: MINIKSDMEIQYMRSAGKVVAVALALIEEVIKPGITTAEIDKLAEEFIIKQGAKPSFKGYCGFPASICTSVNDEVVHGIPTNRILLEGDIISIDCGAILNGYHGDAARTFPVGKVSNVAAMLIEITKNSFFKGVEKAIIGNRLSDISVAIQCYAEEHGYAVVRDFVGHGIGTSMHEDPEVPNYGTPGRGPKLVHGMVLAIEPMINIGKHYVKVKANRWTVVTRDGSLSAHYENTVAILKSGPEILTLN